Proteins found in one Poecilia reticulata strain Guanapo linkage group LG6, Guppy_female_1.0+MT, whole genome shotgun sequence genomic segment:
- the hsd17b12a gene encoding very-long-chain 3-oxoacyl-CoA reductase-A, with protein sequence MHDVSDRNVDVKRTVVTGATDGIGKSYAEELARRGFAMMLISRSQEKLDDVARSLEEQFKVETRTIAVDFGRMDIYSKIEEGLADLEIGVLVNNVGVSYPYPEYYLHIPDLENFITNTINVNMTSVCQMTRLVLPKMVERSKGVVLNISSASGMYPVPLLTVYSATKAFVDFFSRGLHEEYRRQGIIIQSVLPFFVVTKMTRIRKPTLDKPTPERYVAAELNTVGLQNQTNGYFPHAVMGWVTTRLVPSSIVIFLGARMNRLQRSGYLHRRKLREQRNGASLKTE encoded by the exons ATGCATGACGTGTCTGACAGGAACGTCGATGTGAAGCGAACGG TTGTGACTGGAGCCACGGACGGCATCGGGAAATCCTACGCGGAGGAG TTGGCTCGTCGAGGGTTTGCCATGATGTTGATCAGTCGCTCCCAGGAGAAGCTGGATGACGTCGCCAGGTCACTTG AGGAGCAGTTTAAGGTGGAGACCAGGACAATCGCTGTCGACTTTGGCAGAATGGACATTTACTCCAAAATTGAGGAAGGACTGGCTGATCTGGAGATCGGTGTTCTTG TTAATAATGTAGGTGTTTCCTACCCGTACCCTGAGTACTACCTCCACATTCCTGACCTGGAAAAT TTCATCACAAACACCATCAATGTCAACATGACCTCGGTGTGCCAG atgACTCGCCTGGTGCTGCCCAAAATGGTAGAGAG aTCCAAAGGTGTCGTCCTCAACATCTCCTCTGCCAGCGGCATGTATCCCGTCCCTCTGCTCACAGTCTACTCTGCAACCAAG GCGTTTGTGGACTTCTTCTCCCGCGGCCTTCATGAGGAGTACAGACGGCAGGGCATCATCATTCAG agtGTGCTTCCCTTCTTTGTGGTAACCAAAATGACCCGCATCAGGAAGCCCACCCTGGATAAGCCTACCCCAGAGCGCTACGTAGCAGCTGAGCTCAACACTGTGGGTCTGCAGAACCAGACCAACGGCTACTTCCCCCACGCAGTCATG GGTTGGGTGACCACCCGGCTGGTGCCGAGCAGCATCGTAATCTTCCTGGGGGCCAGAATGAACCGCCTCCAGCGCTCAGGATACCTGCACAGGAGGAAGCTGAGGGAGCAAAGAAACGGAGCCAGTCTGAAAACTGAGTAA